In Thamnophis elegans isolate rThaEle1 chromosome 4, rThaEle1.pri, whole genome shotgun sequence, the following proteins share a genomic window:
- the LOC116508520 gene encoding cathelicidin-related peptide Oh-Cath-like has translation MFFWKTLLLVGALSASGRSAPSEGPLSFEEAVEQGVDIYNSNPEEDSLYRLLEAVPQPDWDPNSESTQELKFTIKETVCSKEEEGSLDKCNFKEGGVVIECTGEFFLQEKPLVAVLTCEAVDGIEEEEEEEVKEKEKKKNQEEEDQVERGNFAKDGSKARVKKSLTKWVKFLKKIIAKLERPKRGF, from the exons ATGTTTTTCTGGAAGACCTTGTTGCTGGTTGGGGCTCTTTCAGCCTCTGGACGCTCTGCACCATCAGAGGGACCGCTGTCCTTTGAGGAAGCAGTGGAACAGGGAGTGGACATCTACAATAGCAATCCCGAGGAAGATTCCCTCTACCGCCTCCTGGAAGCTGTTCCTCAACCTGATTGG GATCCCAATTCTGAAAGTACCcaagagttgaagttcaccatCAAGGAGACGGTCtgttcaaaagaagaagaaggttcCTTGGATAAATGCAACTTCAAGGAAGGCGGG GTGGTCATAGAATGCACAGGCGAATTCTTCCTTCAGGAAAAGCCCTTGGTGGCTGTTCTCACCTGTGAAGCTGTGGACggaatagaggaggaggaagaagaagaggtgaaggagaaggaaaagaagaagaaccaGGAGGAGGAG gaTCAGGTGGAACGTGGGAACTTTGCCAAGGACGGGTCCAAGGCAAGGGTCAAGAAATCGCTTACGAAATGGGTGAAATTCCTTAAGAAAATCATTGCAAAACTCGAGAGACCAAAGAGAGGATTCTGA